In the genome of Sciurus carolinensis chromosome 3, mSciCar1.2, whole genome shotgun sequence, one region contains:
- the Zpbp2 gene encoding zona pellucida-binding protein 2: protein MRAWALLSAVLWYLAGVGCQRSSLLNKKGFVFGKIGHPVKIYVKLHHNSPVLICMDLNRANTETVDPTYLWIGPKEKTLTENSRISITETGKLMVRDFLEPLSGLYTCTLSYKTVRAETQEETTVKRRYEFMIFAYREPDYSYQMAVRFTTKSCVGKYNDLLFRVLRKILDNLISDLLCHVVEPSYKCHFVKLPERSLIHELFIAFRVDPFAPGWKSACNDSVDCEDITNHNILKARDRIEEFFRSQAYTFYHRLNNTVPAMHFVDHSFQVVRMDSCQPGFGKDEALHSNCASCCVVCSPGTFSPDVDVTCQTCASAHVYGAKSCP, encoded by the exons ATGCGAGCGTGGGCCCTCCTCTCCGCGGTGCTCTGGTACCTAGCAGGAG TTGGATGCCAGCGTTCATCCTTACTCAATAAGAAAGGCTTCGTTTTTGGCAAGATAGGACACCCAG tgaaaatatatgtaaaattacatCACAATAGCCCAGTCCTTATCTGCATGGATTTGAACCGTGCTAACACAGAAACAGTGGACCCCACCTATTTATGGATTGGGCCTAAGGAAAAGACATTAACAg AAAATAGTCGAATAAGTATAACAGAAACAGGAAAGCTAATGGTGAGAGATTTTCTGGAGCCTTTGTCTGGACTTTATACATGTACTCTTTCTTATAAGACTGTCAGAGCAGAAACCCAAGAAGAAACTACAGTAAAGAGGAGATATGAATTTATGATCTTTG CCTATCGGGAACCTGATTATTCATATCAGATGGCTGTACGTTTTACTACAAAGTCTTGTGTAGGAAAATATAATGACTTGCTCTTCCGAGTCCTGAGGAAAATCTTGGATAATTTGATCTCTGATTTGTTGTGCCATGTTGTGGAACCATCATATAAATGCCATTTTGTTAAACTTCCAGAACGTAGCCTCATACATGAGCTGTTCATAGCTTTTCGag TTGATCCTTTTGCACCGGGGTGGAAAAGTGCATGCAATGATAGTGTTGACTGTGAAGATATCACTAATCATAATATCCTCAAG GCAAGAGACAGGATAGAAGAATTTTTTCGGAGCCAAGCATATACTTTCTATCATCGCCTTAATAACACTGTACCAGCTATGCATTTTGTGGACCACAGTTTTCAAGTAGTACGTATGGATAGTTGTCAACCAGGCTTTGGAAAAGATGAAGCTCTACACAGCAATTGTGCTAGCTGTTGtg TGGTTTGTAGTCCTGGAACTTTTAGTCCTGATGTTGATGTTACTTGTCAGACGTGTGCTTCTGCCCATGTATATGGAGCTAAGTCTTGCccataa